One part of the Sphingopyxis sp. PAMC25046 genome encodes these proteins:
- a CDS encoding FtsX-like permease family protein — protein MLPLASLWRIARRDLATRIRGLRLLAVCLFLGVATLAAIGSLTRGITSELEVRGQTILGGDIEFSLPQREASAEEMAGFRRAGTPSSTIRLRAMANDPDGEALLSELKAVDGAYPLYGTMRLESGARNGPPPSGAIWIGKDLATRLELDVGERVKFGEKAFLIDGIIAEEPDRLGEGFTLGPVAIIGLADLPTTQLIQPGSLYESKYRIRLAESANPEAVGKALTAEFPDAGWDITDSSNGAPGTRRFIERMGQFLSLVGLAALVIAGIGVGNGVASYLAGKRPGLATLKVLGADSGTVARIYGLQILAVAAVSIIAGLIVGALAPAIIGWIAGDVLPVKPGIAIYPLPLAVSAAYGLLIAIAFALPPLAATRHVPAAGLYRATVSGAARIDRRTVIAVAAALAAIIALAVGTAREPLFALGFIGAAIGLLLILVALGWLVRRTASRLPRPRRPLFRLALANLHRPGAATGALVVALGLGLTLFVTLAAIQTSITAEIRSTVPQRAPSFFVLDVPRVDAARFRTLVTGADAKAEINMIPALRGSITEFRGQRVDELAELPEGAWVLRGDRGLTYSPVLPNGSELVGGAWWAADYRGPPLVSVEQEVATSLGLGLGDTLSVNVLGVEVQAKVASFRTVNWDNFGLNYVLVFSPGTFDAAPHNMVATVAVGPEAETALSRSIPRTFPSASLIAVRDVVSQVTTLLTQMSQAIAAAASIAIFAGIAVLIGAIAASRERRVYDSVILKLLGATRGQILGAQGMEYAVLAGILAVLALGLGLAGAWYVVTQLFEFDFAPDPLVVGLTLLGGAGLSFLIGIAGSWPLLSAKPAQALRSL, from the coding sequence GTGCTCCCCCTCGCCTCCCTCTGGCGGATTGCGCGGCGCGACCTTGCGACGCGCATCCGGGGCCTGCGCCTGCTCGCGGTCTGCCTGTTCCTCGGCGTCGCGACGCTAGCGGCGATCGGTAGCTTGACGCGCGGCATCACCTCCGAACTCGAGGTGCGAGGGCAGACGATCCTCGGCGGCGATATCGAATTCAGCCTGCCGCAACGCGAAGCGAGCGCCGAAGAAATGGCGGGCTTCCGCCGCGCCGGCACGCCGTCGTCGACGATCAGGTTGCGCGCGATGGCGAACGATCCCGACGGCGAGGCCTTGCTCTCCGAGCTGAAGGCGGTCGACGGCGCCTATCCGCTCTATGGCACGATGCGACTGGAGAGCGGCGCGCGCAACGGTCCGCCGCCATCGGGCGCAATCTGGATCGGCAAGGACCTCGCCACGCGGCTCGAGCTCGATGTGGGCGAGCGCGTAAAGTTTGGCGAAAAAGCGTTCCTTATCGACGGCATCATCGCCGAGGAGCCCGACCGGCTGGGTGAGGGCTTCACGCTGGGTCCAGTCGCGATCATCGGCCTCGCCGACCTGCCCACGACGCAGCTGATCCAGCCGGGCAGCCTCTATGAAAGCAAATATCGCATCCGCTTGGCCGAAAGCGCGAACCCCGAAGCCGTCGGCAAGGCGCTGACTGCCGAGTTTCCCGACGCGGGCTGGGACATCACCGACAGCAGCAACGGCGCACCCGGAACGCGGCGCTTCATCGAACGCATGGGACAATTCCTGTCGCTCGTCGGGCTGGCAGCACTGGTGATCGCCGGGATCGGCGTCGGCAATGGCGTGGCGAGTTACCTTGCGGGCAAGCGCCCCGGCCTTGCGACGCTGAAAGTGCTCGGCGCCGACAGCGGCACCGTCGCGCGCATCTATGGGTTGCAGATTCTGGCGGTTGCGGCGGTGTCGATTATCGCCGGGCTGATCGTGGGAGCGCTCGCCCCCGCGATCATAGGCTGGATCGCGGGCGATGTGCTGCCGGTCAAACCCGGCATCGCCATCTATCCGCTGCCGCTCGCCGTCAGCGCCGCCTACGGCCTGCTCATAGCGATCGCCTTCGCGCTGCCCCCGCTTGCGGCGACGCGCCATGTCCCCGCCGCAGGCCTCTACCGCGCGACGGTCAGCGGCGCGGCGCGGATTGACCGGCGCACCGTCATCGCGGTTGCCGCCGCGCTCGCCGCGATCATCGCGCTCGCCGTCGGCACGGCGCGCGAGCCGCTGTTCGCGCTCGGCTTTATCGGCGCGGCGATCGGGCTGCTCCTGATCCTCGTCGCGCTCGGCTGGCTCGTGCGCCGCACCGCGAGCCGCCTGCCGCGCCCCCGGCGCCCGCTGTTCCGCCTCGCGCTCGCGAACCTGCACCGCCCCGGCGCCGCGACGGGTGCGCTCGTCGTTGCGCTCGGGCTCGGCCTCACGCTGTTCGTCACGCTCGCGGCGATCCAGACGAGCATCACCGCCGAAATCCGCTCGACCGTTCCGCAGCGCGCGCCGAGCTTCTTCGTGCTCGACGTGCCGCGCGTCGACGCCGCACGCTTTCGCACGCTCGTGACCGGCGCAGACGCCAAGGCAGAAATCAACATGATCCCCGCGCTGCGCGGCAGCATCACCGAATTTCGCGGCCAGCGCGTCGATGAACTCGCCGAACTGCCCGAAGGCGCATGGGTGCTGCGCGGCGACCGCGGGCTGACATATAGTCCCGTCCTGCCGAACGGCAGCGAACTGGTCGGCGGCGCATGGTGGGCGGCCGATTACCGGGGACCGCCGCTGGTCAGCGTCGAGCAGGAGGTCGCGACCTCGCTCGGGCTGGGGCTTGGCGACACGCTCTCGGTCAATGTGCTGGGGGTCGAGGTGCAGGCGAAGGTCGCCTCCTTCCGCACAGTCAACTGGGACAATTTCGGGCTCAACTATGTGCTCGTCTTCTCGCCCGGCACCTTCGACGCGGCGCCGCATAATATGGTCGCAACGGTCGCGGTGGGGCCCGAAGCCGAAACCGCCCTGTCGCGCAGCATCCCGCGCACCTTTCCTTCCGCCTCGCTGATCGCGGTACGCGATGTCGTGAGCCAGGTCACCACCCTGCTCACCCAGATGAGCCAGGCGATCGCCGCCGCCGCGAGCATCGCGATCTTCGCGGGCATCGCGGTGCTGATCGGCGCAATCGCCGCGAGCCGCGAGCGGCGCGTCTATGACAGCGTGATCTTGAAGCTGCTCGGTGCAACGCGCGGCCAGATTTTGGGCGCGCAGGGCATGGAATATGCGGTGCTCGCGGGCATTCTCGCCGTGCTCGCACTCGGACTCGGCCTCGCGGGCGCCTGGTATGTCGTGACGCAGCTGTTCGAATTCGACTTCGCGCCTGACCCGCTGGTCGTCGGACTGACCTTGCTTGGCGGCGCGGGCCTGTCCTTCCTGATCGGCATCGCGGGAAGCTGGCCGTTGCTCTCGGCCAAGCCCGCGCAGGCGCTGCGCAGCCTCTAG
- a CDS encoding DUF6356 family protein, which translates to MFKRLFVDHPKSVDENYIEHFGVASKFGVTMIWGGLCALVHAVVPGWCITTGSDTIQRLNHIMVEKRRAKGQAVMQMSTIDWVI; encoded by the coding sequence ATGTTCAAGCGCCTGTTCGTCGACCATCCGAAGAGCGTCGATGAAAATTACATCGAACATTTCGGCGTCGCGTCGAAATTCGGCGTGACGATGATCTGGGGCGGGCTCTGCGCGCTGGTCCATGCGGTCGTCCCCGGCTGGTGCATCACCACGGGCAGCGACACGATCCAGCGGCTCAACCACATCATGGTCGAAAAGCGGCGCGCCAAAGGGCAGGCCGTGATGCAGATGAGCACGATCGACTGGGTCATCTGA
- a CDS encoding thioesterase family protein, whose product MARSDFKFHVTKRVRYAEIDAQRVVFNSRYLEYFDIGITEYWRAAGVYDRWPDHSSPEFHVARAEVDYKVPILLDEEIDICVRASRVGKSSMTFLFELHGAGRDDLRAAGQLVNVHVAEAQGAPAPVPDEFLFLFEAFEARPLRA is encoded by the coding sequence ATGGCCCGCAGCGACTTCAAGTTCCACGTCACCAAGCGCGTCCGCTATGCCGAGATCGACGCGCAGCGCGTCGTGTTCAACAGCCGCTATCTCGAATATTTCGACATCGGGATCACCGAATATTGGCGCGCCGCGGGCGTCTATGACCGCTGGCCCGACCACAGCAGCCCCGAATTCCACGTCGCGCGCGCCGAGGTCGATTACAAGGTTCCGATCCTGCTCGACGAAGAGATCGACATTTGCGTGCGCGCGTCGCGCGTCGGAAAAAGCTCGATGACCTTCCTGTTCGAACTGCACGGCGCAGGGAGGGACGACCTGCGCGCCGCAGGACAGCTCGTCAACGTCCATGTCGCCGAGGCGCAGGGCGCGCCGGCGCCGGTGCCGGACGAATTCCTATTCCTGTTCGAAGCGTTTGAAGCGCGGCCCCTTCGCGCCTAA
- a CDS encoding helix-turn-helix transcriptional regulator codes for MKNRLKVLRAERDWSQQDLAERLEVSRQSVNAIETGKYDPSLPLAFRIADLFGLPIESIFLREQ; via the coding sequence GTGAAGAACCGCCTGAAAGTCCTGCGCGCCGAGCGAGACTGGAGCCAGCAGGATCTCGCCGAGCGGCTGGAGGTGTCGCGCCAGTCGGTCAATGCGATCGAGACGGGCAAATATGACCCGTCGCTCCCTCTCGCCTTCCGCATCGCCGACCTGTTCGGCCTGCCGATCGAATCGATTTTCCTGCGAGAGCAATAA
- a CDS encoding arylesterase: MKTAGWRSALIYGCVIALCQPLAACGSAEAPSASTNDKAAAPKTAAIPADAPLVIAFGDSLYAGYQLGPKEGLAPALQAALANDGVVARVQNAGVSGDTTAAGRQRLTYVLDNAKIKPALVVLGLGGNDMLRGIGPDQTRANLDAMLAELKKRDIPVLLTGMMAAPNLGSDYANKFNPIYPALASKYEASFYPFILDNVVTDKSLMLGDNLHPNAKGVKVVAEGLAPLVEQALPGAE, from the coding sequence ATGAAAACGGCCGGATGGCGTTCTGCCTTGATATATGGTTGCGTGATTGCGCTTTGCCAACCGCTCGCGGCGTGCGGGTCGGCGGAGGCGCCATCAGCATCGACGAACGACAAGGCGGCCGCTCCCAAAACGGCGGCGATCCCCGCCGACGCGCCGCTCGTGATCGCTTTCGGCGACAGTCTTTATGCGGGTTACCAGCTCGGACCGAAAGAGGGCCTCGCGCCAGCATTGCAGGCCGCGCTTGCCAATGATGGCGTCGTCGCGCGCGTCCAGAATGCGGGCGTTTCGGGTGATACGACCGCGGCGGGGCGCCAGCGGCTGACCTATGTGCTCGACAATGCCAAGATCAAGCCCGCGCTCGTCGTGCTCGGGCTTGGCGGGAACGACATGCTGCGCGGGATTGGCCCCGACCAGACGCGCGCCAATCTCGATGCGATGCTCGCCGAACTCAAGAAGCGCGACATCCCCGTGCTGCTCACCGGCATGATGGCGGCGCCGAACCTTGGCAGCGACTATGCGAACAAGTTCAACCCTATCTATCCGGCACTTGCGTCGAAATATGAGGCGAGTTTCTATCCCTTCATCCTCGACAATGTCGTTACCGATAAATCGCTGATGCTGGGCGACAATCTCCACCCGAATGCCAAGGGGGTGAAGGTCGTGGCCGAGGGGCTGGCGCCGCTGGTCGAACAGGCGCTGCCGGGCGCTGAATAA
- a CDS encoding VOC family protein — protein MSHAPTHSIAAILPCSDLDASTAFYEMLGLKVVSDHGTYRLLADGKGWQLHLTNESGPTWPERDQNPFGLYLYTEQVAELAERARDRILDREKAPTHKPWGMYEFALSDPDEALVRVGWPSHLIG, from the coding sequence ATGTCCCACGCACCGACGCACAGCATCGCCGCCATTCTCCCCTGTAGCGACCTCGACGCCAGCACCGCATTCTACGAAATGCTGGGCCTGAAAGTCGTGAGCGACCATGGCACTTATCGCCTGCTCGCCGACGGCAAAGGCTGGCAATTGCACCTGACAAACGAATCCGGCCCGACCTGGCCCGAGCGCGACCAGAATCCCTTCGGCCTCTACCTCTATACCGAACAGGTAGCCGAACTCGCCGAACGAGCGCGCGACCGCATCCTCGATCGCGAAAAAGCGCCGACGCACAAGCCATGGGGCATGTATGAATTCGCGCTGTCCGATCCCGACGAGGCGCTGGTGCGCGTCGGGTGGCCCAGCCATCTCATCGGCTAA
- a CDS encoding sulfite exporter TauE/SafE family protein, with product MIDTPHLFGFAPLTLVGAAAMTFGAAYVRGLTGFGMAIILVPLLGILIPPGEAVVMGILLQLLIGPVGIGHIIADADRETALPIGLAAMATTPIGMYVLDLTPADIARLLITLAAVGAFVAVLLPKKPEGHRPGRLAVAGTGITSGILTGFAAMPGPPVVPFYLRRRIDPKVARASMLMIFFMTAIAGTLASLWLGIATWRLFLMAVLLFVPMWLGNHVGAGHFGRVPPHIWQAMVAVVLGVAAVSAVVRLLH from the coding sequence ATGATCGATACCCCGCATCTTTTCGGCTTCGCGCCGCTGACGCTCGTCGGCGCGGCGGCGATGACCTTTGGCGCCGCCTATGTGCGCGGGCTGACCGGGTTCGGCATGGCGATCATCCTCGTGCCGCTGCTCGGCATCCTGATCCCGCCGGGCGAGGCGGTGGTGATGGGCATATTGTTGCAACTGCTGATCGGTCCCGTCGGGATCGGGCATATCATCGCCGACGCCGACCGCGAGACCGCGCTGCCGATCGGCCTCGCAGCGATGGCGACGACGCCGATCGGCATGTATGTGCTCGACCTGACCCCCGCCGACATCGCGCGGCTGCTGATCACGCTCGCCGCTGTGGGGGCCTTCGTCGCCGTCCTGCTGCCGAAAAAGCCCGAGGGGCATCGCCCGGGGCGGCTTGCCGTCGCGGGGACGGGCATCACATCGGGTATCCTTACCGGTTTTGCAGCTATGCCCGGGCCGCCGGTCGTGCCCTTTTACCTGCGCCGCCGGATCGACCCGAAGGTCGCGCGGGCGTCGATGCTGATGATCTTTTTCATGACCGCGATCGCCGGGACGCTCGCGTCGCTGTGGCTCGGCATCGCGACCTGGCGGCTGTTCCTGATGGCGGTGCTGCTGTTCGTGCCGATGTGGCTCGGCAACCATGTCGGAGCAGGCCATTTCGGCCGCGTGCCGCCGCATATCTGGCAGGCGATGGTCGCGGTCGTGCTCGGCGTCGCGGCTGTGTCGGCGGTGGTGCGCCTCTTGCACTAG
- a CDS encoding alpha/beta hydrolase, which yields MIAVDAVPEYLERSGRPRLAYRHTPGAGPTIVFLPGYMSDMAGGKATALFDWAASEGHACLLLDYAGCGLSDGLFADQTLLDWRGDVLDLIDAKAEGPVVLAGSSMGGWLMLLTALALVQRDGPGRVAGLVGIAAAPDFTDWGFTPEEKAVILAEGALIEETPYSDQPYVTTRGFFQSGEANRLLDGEIPLACPVRLLHGQDDGDAPSDISLRLSAALASEDVQVTLVKRGDHRLSRDTDIALLIDTVARLATN from the coding sequence CTGATCGCGGTGGACGCCGTTCCCGAATATCTCGAACGCTCGGGCCGCCCGCGGCTCGCCTATCGCCATACGCCGGGCGCTGGCCCGACGATCGTCTTCCTGCCCGGCTATATGTCCGACATGGCGGGCGGCAAGGCGACGGCGCTCTTCGACTGGGCGGCGAGCGAAGGCCACGCCTGTCTGCTGCTCGATTATGCCGGATGTGGCCTGTCGGACGGCCTTTTCGCAGACCAGACCCTCCTCGACTGGCGCGGCGATGTGCTCGACCTGATCGACGCGAAGGCCGAAGGGCCGGTCGTCCTCGCCGGATCATCGATGGGCGGCTGGCTGATGCTGCTCACCGCGCTCGCGCTCGTGCAGCGCGACGGGCCCGGCCGCGTCGCCGGGCTTGTCGGGATCGCGGCGGCACCCGATTTCACCGACTGGGGCTTCACGCCGGAAGAAAAGGCGGTCATCCTCGCCGAAGGCGCGCTAATCGAGGAAACGCCCTACAGCGACCAGCCCTATGTGACGACGCGCGGCTTTTTCCAGTCGGGCGAAGCGAACCGCCTGCTCGACGGCGAAATCCCCCTCGCCTGCCCCGTGCGCCTGCTCCACGGACAGGATGACGGCGACGCTCCGTCCGACATCAGCCTGCGTCTGTCGGCCGCACTCGCGAGCGAGGATGTGCAGGTCACGCTAGTGAAGCGCGGCGACCACCGCCTGTCGCGCGATACCGATATCGCGCTGCTGATCGATACCGTCGCGCGCCTCGCGACAAACTAG
- a CDS encoding VOC family protein, with the protein MTRYLHTMIRVSDPQATVDFFKLIGLEETRRFDNEGGRFTLIFLAAPGQGDVAEVELTYNWPPADGSAPEAYTGGRNFGHLAYRVDDIYATCQRLMDAGVTINRPPRDGHMAFVRSPDGISVELLQDGYLDPAEPWASMPNTGSW; encoded by the coding sequence ATGACCAGATATCTTCACACGATGATCCGCGTGTCGGATCCGCAAGCCACCGTCGACTTCTTCAAGCTGATCGGGCTGGAAGAAACGCGCCGTTTCGACAATGAGGGCGGCCGATTCACCCTGATCTTCCTCGCCGCGCCCGGACAGGGCGACGTGGCCGAGGTCGAGCTGACCTATAACTGGCCGCCCGCCGACGGCAGCGCACCCGAAGCCTATACGGGCGGCCGCAACTTCGGCCACCTCGCGTACAGGGTCGACGATATCTACGCGACCTGCCAGCGGCTTATGGACGCCGGGGTGACGATCAACCGCCCGCCGCGCGACGGCCATATGGCCTTCGTGCGCTCGCCCGACGGCATTTCGGTCGAGCTTTTGCAGGATGGATATCTCGACCCCGCCGAGCCCTGGGCGTCGATGCCCAACACGGGCAGCTGGTAA
- a CDS encoding VOC family protein has product MPGLLINIDVPDLAAAEHFYTAALGLSATRRLGDDIVELTGCEIPIYLIAKPAGSMIGPDSEDFRRYNRHWTPVHPDFSVENLDEAIATAIAAGAVQESETLDLPYGRQAMFADPFGNGFCLIAFNERGYDALLT; this is encoded by the coding sequence ATGCCGGGCCTGTTGATCAACATCGACGTGCCCGACCTTGCCGCCGCCGAGCATTTCTACACCGCGGCGCTCGGCCTGTCCGCCACGCGCCGGTTGGGCGACGATATCGTCGAGCTGACGGGATGCGAAATCCCGATCTACCTGATCGCCAAGCCCGCCGGGTCGATGATCGGCCCCGACAGCGAAGATTTTCGTCGCTACAACCGGCACTGGACGCCGGTGCATCCCGATTTTTCGGTCGAAAATCTCGACGAAGCGATCGCGACAGCCATCGCCGCCGGCGCGGTGCAGGAGAGCGAGACATTGGACCTGCCCTATGGCAGACAGGCGATGTTCGCCGATCCGTTCGGCAACGGATTCTGCCTGATCGCGTTCAACGAACGGGGCTATGACGCCCTTCTGACCTGA
- a CDS encoding metallophosphoesterase, which produces MSAKPRRRWLRWAALLALFCLLLLAKGYWNATRDPVVRTATVAVADWPAGQAPLKVLLISDTHVAGPDMPPERLARIVGELNRLRPDIILVAGDLVSAKRIATHIYTADEVVAPLAGLQAPLGVVAAPGNHDHWFEPDALRGALERHGLRVLQNEAVKLGPLIVGGVDDEHSGHDDVPATLAVMDRLGKGIPLILSHSPDIVPAVKRPVAAILAGHTHCGQIRFPLIGALTYVSRYGDRFACGDINDDGQRVFVGAGLGTSLLPLRYLTLPDAWLITLEPKDPRR; this is translated from the coding sequence TTGAGCGCGAAGCCGCGGCGGCGATGGCTGCGCTGGGCAGCGCTGCTCGCGCTGTTCTGCCTGCTGTTGCTCGCCAAGGGCTATTGGAACGCGACGCGCGATCCGGTCGTCCGCACCGCGACGGTCGCGGTCGCCGACTGGCCCGCGGGTCAGGCGCCGCTGAAGGTCCTGCTGATTTCGGACACGCATGTCGCCGGGCCCGACATGCCGCCCGAACGGCTGGCGCGCATCGTCGGCGAACTCAACCGGCTGCGGCCCGATATCATACTTGTCGCCGGCGATCTGGTCAGCGCGAAGCGGATCGCGACCCATATTTATACCGCCGACGAGGTGGTTGCGCCGCTTGCCGGGCTGCAAGCGCCGCTCGGCGTTGTCGCCGCGCCGGGCAATCACGATCACTGGTTCGAACCCGATGCGCTGCGCGGCGCGCTTGAACGTCATGGGCTTCGCGTCTTGCAGAATGAGGCGGTCAAGCTCGGGCCGCTGATCGTCGGCGGGGTCGATGACGAACATTCGGGGCATGACGATGTGCCCGCGACGCTCGCCGTGATGGACCGGCTGGGCAAGGGCATCCCGCTGATCCTGTCGCACAGCCCCGACATCGTGCCGGCGGTGAAGCGACCGGTCGCGGCGATCCTCGCCGGACATACGCATTGCGGCCAGATCCGCTTCCCCCTCATCGGGGCCCTGACTTATGTATCGCGCTACGGCGACCGCTTCGCTTGCGGTGATATCAATGACGATGGCCAGCGCGTCTTCGTCGGTGCGGGGCTCGGGACCAGCCTCTTGCCGCTCCGTTATCTGACCCTGCCCGACGCGTGGTTGATCACGCTGGAACCGAAAGATCCGCGCCGATGA
- a CDS encoding ATP-binding cassette domain-containing protein, with product MPDTPRQSPDLAIAAHNVTLTLGSDKAPVEILRGVDLEVAAGTSVALLGPSGSGKSSLMAVLAGLERANGGSIHVAGLDFAAMDEDDLARARRGRIGIVLQAFHLLPTMTALENVAVPLELAGLPDPFGRAAAELEAVGLGHRLTHYPGQLSGGEQQRVAIARAMASSPAIIFADEPTGNLDTATGHAIIELIFARRAALGATLLIITHDPELAEHCDRVVVMHDGKIEERAA from the coding sequence TTGCCCGACACCCCACGACAATCGCCCGATCTGGCGATCGCCGCCCATAATGTGACGCTGACTTTGGGGAGCGACAAGGCCCCCGTCGAAATTTTGCGCGGAGTCGACCTGGAGGTTGCGGCGGGGACGTCGGTCGCGCTGCTCGGCCCCTCGGGATCGGGCAAAAGCTCGCTGATGGCGGTGCTCGCGGGGCTCGAGCGCGCCAATGGCGGCAGCATCCATGTCGCGGGGCTCGATTTTGCGGCGATGGACGAGGACGACCTCGCGCGCGCGCGGCGTGGCCGCATCGGCATCGTGCTCCAAGCCTTCCACCTGCTCCCGACGATGACCGCGCTCGAAAATGTCGCGGTGCCGCTCGAACTCGCGGGGCTACCCGATCCGTTCGGCCGCGCCGCCGCCGAATTGGAAGCCGTCGGCCTCGGCCACCGTCTCACCCATTATCCCGGGCAGCTTTCGGGCGGCGAGCAGCAGCGCGTTGCGATCGCACGCGCGATGGCAAGCTCGCCCGCGATCATCTTCGCCGACGAGCCGACGGGCAATCTCGACACCGCGACGGGACACGCGATCATCGAGCTGATCTTCGCGCGCCGCGCCGCGCTCGGCGCGACGTTGCTCATCATCACCCACGACCCCGAACTCGCCGAACATTGCGACCGGGTCGTCGTGATGCACGATGGCAAGATCGAAGAGCGGGCGGCCTAG
- the thrS gene encoding threonine--tRNA ligase produces MSEMLKISLPDGSVREMPAGSTPADVAAAIGPGLAKAAIAARVNGELRDIMRPFEGDTELALVTSRDEADALELVRHDYAHVLAEAVQTLFPGTQITFGPSTNDGFYYDFAPAAEHGPFRDDELPLIEEEMRKIIAADLPLTREVWERDKLIAKWAAEGETFKAEWAAELPQGEELTVYRSGDGWMDMCRGPHLASTGKLDPAAFKLTRVSGAYWRGDQKNAQLSRIYGTGWLNKKQLAEHLVRLEEAAKRDHRKIGREMDLFHLQEEAHGSVFWHPKGYRIYRELEAYMRRAIDGSGYQEVKTPQVMDAKQWEQSGHWGKYRENMFVIPDEIPNIEDEGPIVSDDAEWMALKPMNCPAHVLIFRQGMKSYRDLPLRMAEMGCCHRNEPHGALHGIMRVRQFTQDDGHIFCREDQIVEEVRAFCELLDRVYRQLGFEKYAVKLALRPEKRFGSDEMWDKAEAELREAVARAGMANEDYGWEELPGEGAFYAPKLEFHLTDAIGRTWQCGTIQSDRVMPERLDASYIGEDGERHRPVMLHRAILGTYERFIGILIEHFAGRFPTWLAPVQAVVATIVSDADDYAKDAVAQLTAAGIRADSDLRNEKINYKVREHSLAKVPYLLVVGKREAEEGTVAIRTLGQDGQRIMPLAEAIAMLKGEATPPDLKD; encoded by the coding sequence ATGAGTGAGATGCTGAAAATCAGCCTTCCCGATGGCTCGGTGCGCGAAATGCCCGCCGGTTCGACCCCGGCCGATGTCGCGGCGGCGATCGGTCCCGGCCTCGCCAAGGCCGCGATCGCGGCGCGCGTCAACGGCGAGCTCCGCGACATCATGCGCCCGTTCGAAGGCGACACCGAGCTCGCGCTGGTCACGAGCCGCGACGAGGCCGACGCGCTCGAACTCGTGCGTCACGACTATGCGCATGTGCTGGCGGAAGCGGTGCAGACGCTGTTTCCGGGCACGCAGATCACCTTCGGCCCGTCGACGAACGACGGATTCTATTACGACTTTGCGCCGGCCGCCGAGCATGGCCCGTTCCGCGACGACGAGCTGCCGCTGATCGAGGAGGAGATGCGCAAGATCATCGCCGCCGATCTTCCCCTCACGCGCGAAGTGTGGGAGCGCGACAAGCTGATCGCCAAATGGGCGGCCGAGGGCGAGACCTTCAAGGCCGAATGGGCGGCCGAACTGCCGCAGGGCGAGGAACTGACCGTCTATCGCTCGGGCGATGGCTGGATGGACATGTGCCGCGGCCCGCACCTCGCCTCGACGGGCAAGCTCGACCCCGCCGCGTTCAAGCTGACGCGCGTTTCGGGCGCCTATTGGCGCGGCGACCAGAAGAATGCGCAGCTTTCGCGCATCTACGGCACTGGCTGGCTCAACAAGAAGCAGCTCGCCGAACATCTCGTTCGGCTCGAGGAGGCCGCGAAGCGCGACCACCGCAAGATCGGGCGCGAGATGGACCTGTTCCACCTGCAGGAAGAGGCGCATGGCAGCGTCTTCTGGCACCCCAAGGGCTATCGCATCTATCGCGAGCTCGAGGCCTATATGCGCCGCGCGATCGACGGTTCGGGCTATCAGGAGGTAAAGACCCCGCAAGTGATGGACGCCAAGCAGTGGGAACAGTCGGGTCACTGGGGCAAATATCGCGAGAATATGTTCGTCATCCCCGACGAAATCCCGAACATCGAGGATGAGGGCCCGATCGTCTCCGACGATGCCGAGTGGATGGCATTGAAGCCGATGAACTGCCCGGCACATGTCCTGATCTTTCGTCAGGGCATGAAGTCGTACCGCGACCTGCCGCTGCGCATGGCCGAAATGGGCTGTTGCCACCGCAACGAGCCGCACGGCGCGCTGCACGGCATCATGCGCGTGCGCCAGTTCACGCAGGACGACGGCCATATCTTTTGCCGCGAGGACCAGATCGTCGAGGAAGTGCGCGCTTTCTGCGAATTGCTCGACCGCGTCTATCGCCAGCTCGGGTTCGAGAAATATGCGGTGAAGCTCGCGCTGCGCCCCGAAAAGCGTTTCGGCAGCGACGAAATGTGGGACAAGGCCGAGGCCGAACTTCGCGAAGCGGTCGCGCGCGCCGGCATGGCGAACGAGGATTATGGTTGGGAAGAATTGCCGGGCGAGGGCGCCTTCTACGCTCCCAAGCTCGAATTCCACCTGACCGACGCGATCGGCCGGACGTGGCAGTGCGGGACGATCCAGTCCGACCGCGTGATGCCTGAACGGCTCGACGCGAGCTATATCGGCGAGGATGGCGAGCGCCATCGCCCGGTGATGCTGCATCGCGCGATCCTCGGCACCTATGAGCGCTTCATCGGCATCCTGATCGAGCATTTCGCGGGCCGCTTCCCGACCTGGCTCGCGCCGGTGCAGGCGGTCGTCGCGACGATCGTCAGCGACGCCGACGATTATGCGAAGGATGCGGTCGCGCAGCTCACTGCGGCGGGCATCCGCGCCGACAGCGACCTTCGCAACGAGAAGATCAATTACAAGGTTCGCGAACACAGTCTTGCAAAAGTCCCCTATCTGCTCGTCGTCGGGAAGCGCGAGGCCGAGGAAGGGACGGTCGCGATCCGCACGCTCGGGCAGGACGGGCAGCGCATCATGCCGCTCGCCGAGGCGATCGCGATGCTGAAGGGTGAAGCGACGCCGCCGGACCTCAAGGATTGA